The Arthrobacter sp. D5-1 genome segment ACAAACCGATGCCGATACCGAAGAAGAACAGGGCAATTGCCGTGGCCGGCACTGAGGCGGCCATCAGGGAGAAAGCAATTCCTGCGCCCGCAGCTCCCGCCACGATGCCCGCCACACGAACCGTATTCGCCGTGCCGATCCTGCCCACAACCCAGCCGGCCGACGGCAGCGCCAGCAAGGATCCGACGGCGGTGCAGAGCAGCAGGGTGCCCATCTGGCCGGACGTCAGGCTGAGCGCCTCCGTCACTGCCGGAATGCGTGCAGCCCAGCTGGCAAATACCAACCCGTTCATGCCGAAGATCAGGAACGTCGCCACCGCCGCGGCATTGACGTTGGTGCTGCTTCTGGTGTTGGTGGTCATGCAATCACAACTTCCACGGAGAGTTTATTGAGCCGGGCGAGATCTTCTGGGGAGGGTTCTTGGTCGGTCACGATCACGTCCACGGCGTCCATGGCTGCGACCAAAGCTACTGCACTGGCATTCCATTTGCTGCCTGCGGAGGCCACGATCACGCGCGCTGCGGATTCAAGACCGGCGCGTTTCACGGCCGCATCATCAAGGTCGTGGGCCAGCAGTCCGTCCTTGAGGTTGAGGGCACACGGGGTCACGACGGCGGTGTCGAACCTAAGCGAGCGGATGTTGGCTTCGGCCATGGGTCCCCGGAAAGACTGCTCGCCCGGGATCAGGCTGCCGCCGGGAAGGATGAGCTGAGGCGCCCGGCCGGAATGGGGCCCCGTCATGGCCTCGACGCCGTGGAGGGACATGGGCATCACCGTCAGTTCCCGCTTGCCCAACCGGCGCGCGATCTCCGTGGCAGTGGATCCACTGTCCAGCCACACATGCTCGCGGTCGTTGATGAGTCCGTCAACAGCCTCAGCAATGCGCGTCTTGGCTTGGTGGTCTTCCAATTCACGTTGGCCGTAGCCGGGGTTGTCTCCGCGTGCCAGCAAGCTGCGGGCGCCACCGTGGATGCGTTTCAGCACTCCGTTGGCAGCAAGGATCTCCAGGTCACGGCGGATCGTGGCGCCCGATGCTCCTGTGGCGTCCACGAGCTCATCCACGGTGGCTTGTTCGCGCGTGCGCAGCAGCTCGCCAATGAGCCGGTGGCGGTCAGCAGTTCCCATGCTTCAACGGTAGCAATGATTGCTCACTTAATCACCATTGCTGATCATTTGCTCACTGACGCTCTCTCACATCCCATGGCTGAAAGCGGAACGCTCCTGCAGCAAGTGCAAGAGCGTTCGCATAAAACTGGCGGCAGGTGAGGGCTACCGGGCGCGCTCCACGCGCTTCTCATCCCAGACGGGTTCTTCGGATTCGTAGACCTTTCCATCGGACCCAAAGATCATGAACCGGTCAAAGGACTTGGCGAACCAGCGGTCGTGCGTGACCGCAAGGACGGTGCCTTCGAAAGAGTCGATGGCACGCTCCAAGGCCTCACCGGAGTGCAGGTCAAGGTTGTCGGTGGGCTCGTCCAGCAACAACAGGGTGGCGCCGGAAAGCTGCAGAAGCAGAATCTGGAAGCGTGCCTGTTGGCCACCGGACAAGGATTCGTACTTCTGCTCAGACTGGCCAGCCAAGCCTACGAATCCAGGGCGCCGGCCGCGGCCTCGCGGGCGAGTCCGGAGCGGTGCTCGTCACCACGGTGCAGGATCTCCAGCAAGGTGCGCCCCAGGAGATCCGGACGAAATGTGTCTGTGCAAAGAATCCGGGGCGGATGGGGCGCCCAGCTTCACGGTTCCTTCGTGCGGCACTTCCGCAATCACGACGTCGGACACCGGCAGTGCTCACGCTCCGGATCG includes the following:
- a CDS encoding DeoR/GlpR family DNA-binding transcription regulator yields the protein MGTADRHRLIGELLRTREQATVDELVDATGASGATIRRDLEILAANGVLKRIHGGARSLLARGDNPGYGQRELEDHQAKTRIAEAVDGLINDREHVWLDSGSTATEIARRLGKRELTVMPMSLHGVEAMTGPHSGRAPQLILPGGSLIPGEQSFRGPMAEANIRSLRFDTAVVTPCALNLKDGLLAHDLDDAAVKRAGLESAARVIVASAGSKWNASAVALVAAMDAVDVIVTDQEPSPEDLARLNKLSVEVVIA